In the genome of Podospora pseudocomata strain CBS 415.72m chromosome 7, whole genome shotgun sequence, the window GAACCAAAACCCGCCCCCCCACGCATGCAGAGTTCCCCCCCTGTTGTGTCATCACACAATACAGAAATATGTGGATTCTTTAATAACTACAAGGCTTCGTCGGGACCAAGTTACACCCAACCCAAGACAATATCCATACCCGCCCGGCGAAAAATCTCGTTAAGacgggggagatgaggacaAAGAGATGGGAAATTTCCTCCCGTGCTCCAAAATAAGCAAAAATCGTCAGATTGAGTAGAAAAGACGGACCACTGGTTAGACTTTGGGCGCGGGTGTCGTATTCATATACCGCCAGGATGGATTGGTTGAACGTCGTGTCTTGTAACGCCCTGAACCAAATCAGCTTCCGCCGTAGGAATAAGCGCCCGAACTCGCCACCATGCGTTATGAGATAACTGGCGGATGTTCAGGCGTACCGCATTCGTAGGTGGGCTCGGTAATGGTTTGTTTAGGTTAGGGAGAAAATGGTTCTTGTCATTGGTAGGTAAGTACCCCGACTGCTGGCTCTTGTTCGCTTGATGAGAAGGTCGATTAGGTTTGCTGTCAGAATCAGCAGCAGACGGTTTCTCCAATATCCGGAGTCGTGGAAAGTAGCGTGCGAAGAATGGTTTGGTGGCTGCGGCCGAGGCGCAAATCTATCAACAAAGGATTAGATATTGGCTCACATGAGGAAAAAAGTTTTTTCGTATCACCTACGATACCAAGAAAAAGCTCGACTGCGCCTGGAAACCTGGTGTCGTACAGACGCCAAGTAATATCACCATCCGGACTGGTGACCATTACCCAGGTGAGATAGGTCCTGACTGAGCCAGCGATGCAGACGAGCAATCCACCTGCAAAAAGTAAAAGAATCGTGAGACGTTGGGGGAGAGGCAACTGAATacccaacaccatcttgacggggacgaagacgatgaggaagtccaggatggtgttgataaTACTGGCAACAATAACGTGAAGCCCTTGGTTGATGCAGCGCTGTGGCCCAAGAGCGACTGTCCAGATGTCGGATATGGGTCTCTGCTGGTCAGTATTCATTGTCAGACCACCATCCGGGAGCAGAAACCTACGAGCATTGGAATATCGTCACGAGCACAAACACAATTGTATCGAGTGTTACCACCCCGGATAGGACAAACACAACGTGCTTGGTCCGGCCCCTCGAGCAAGCAGCTACTCTGTAGAGGAGAGCGAGAATGGAAAGCTTGGTGAACCCTGTTGCCAGGGCAAAGAGAATCTGCTCTGCAAGGCTGCGGCCGAGTCAGAAAGTTGGTACCATGGAAGACGGCAATGGGCGTAACCTACCCAACCTGCAaactcagcatcaccagTTCAGGGCGTACATCCCACGTGTGACGATCTGTGTCGAGTCTGAAGTGACCTATGGCCTGGAGCACCACAAAGGCCACCGCGGGTACCTGGTAAAGCGTTAGTGTTGAGTGCTAATGCATCCAGACATGGTTTGAATAACGTATGCAAGGCAGATCAGCACGTCGTCGTGACCGAAGCCGTTGGATATCTTCACGCGTGTATAGATTCGTATGGCGAGAACAACCCCTGCTAAACTCAACAGAAGTAACCCGACAATGATGTTGCTCGGCCCGCGAGTTTCTGGATCAACATGATTCGATGGAGGCCAGGAAGCAGTTATCTCTGCTGTGATCCGCATGCTGTGTCTGAAGGTGTAGCAGGAAGGGCCAGAGTGCGGGTTCCACGCAAGCCGAGATGCTGGTCGGCCTAGGCCAGGGCTTCGCCGAGGACATCTAATGGGCAGCGGTACAAATATACCATGTTTCTTGACCAAGACCTCGAAGAGCTAGTTTACTTCGTTAGGCAGTGTCAAGAGACCTCTTGATAACACCACGAATTCAGTTGAAACAAGACCTCCATGCACTAAAATTGATACAGCGAACTTCACGTGCAGTACTGGAGCTCTTGTAAACATGCATGATGCTCGGCGTGATTCTCGAGTCCATCGGCAAATGGTGCCGGTAGATGGTGTATGAAAATGTTTACAGGAACTGAACTAGAGAGGTGAGCCAAGAGGTCGGAGACGCCGGTGACTGCGATACATGACCATCACTGTGACCAACCCGAGCACTGACAGCTCAACCCTTGTGCGGATCAAGTTTCAAACATGTGCTTCCTGCCAAAGAAGGATAGGAATGTACGATGCTAGCCTTGGGAGATCTCGACCCGTCACTTGAAGGCGCATGGAGATGTGGGGTGGTAGGGTCGTGGGGGTACAGCCACTTGCTTGACAACCCATGACTTGTGCTTGAAAGCACAGCAGCTCTCAGACGGGATGTGAGtagcgaggaggagctctGGGGAAACGCtggtcaccaacaccaaccaaccgGCAGTCTTCCTGTTGACTCTCGAGAACATGCAAGTCTGATCGGGTTCACTTGACCCGGACAGGTGATGTTTCAGGGTGGCTGAGGCGCACCGAGCACCGGTGGTATTTTTTTCAGAATGCAACTGTGATGAGCTCTCGAAGAAGAAACAACATATGCTTGCAAGTGTTGAATATATCTTGTGATCCAATACTGAAAGACGTGAGTCGATAGGTAGGCGAAGGTAACGGTGAAGTAACAAGTGAATGGATGATGCAAGTGCAACGGCGGACTCCCAGGACTTGTCGTTGAATCCAGCTGGTGACCAGGTGCCAGCCGAGATCCGGCCCGCCACTACGCCTTACCTAATGGGAGCTAGTGCCACCCCGCCAAATCCACCCACAAAAATTCCTGGGATTCGCAAAATCACTTTTGATCTTGAATTCTCGGCTTTCTCCTCGTAAACGACCGACGCAAAACCACACCTATAGAAGAAATATCTACAGGAAGACGGCAAAATGTCCAAGATCTCCGTCGGTACgcaccatcaacgcccaCCCAGTCAACATCTACGATGAAATGGCAATTGAACTGACTCTGTCGCAGCCGGTGTGCGTCAGCACGTCGCTGAACTCCTCGAGTACAGCAATGAGACCAAGAAGCGTAACTTCTTGGAGACTGTCGAGTAAgccagcaacctcctcctcgaagtGAGGCTGCCATCATCGAAAATATGTTGCTAACAGCCACCAAAGGCTCCAGATCGGTCTCAAGAACTACGACCCCCAGCGTGACAAGCGTTTCTCCGGCACTGTCAAGCTCCCCACCGTCCCCCGCCCCAACATGAGCATCTGCATCTTGGGTGACCAGTACGATATCGATCGTGCGAAGCACGGCGGTGTTGACGCCATGAGCGCCGACGatctcaagaagctcaacaagaacaagaagctcATTAAGAAGCTCGCCCGCAAGTACGATGCCTTCGTTGCTTCCGACACCCTCATCAAGCAGATTCCCCGTCTGTTGGGTCCCGGTCTCTCCAAGGGTATGTTGTGCTGTCTTCCCAGTCGAGGTAACTTGCGAATACTAACTTCTTTCGTGTGTAGCTGGCAAGTTCCCTACCCCCGTCTCCCACAGCGATGATCTCTCCGCCAGAATCACCGAGGTCAAGTCCACCGTCAAGTTCCAGCTCAAGAAGGTTCTTTGCATGGGTGTTGCCGTTGGCAACGTTGGCATGACCCAGGAGCAGCTGATTGCCAACATCATGTTGGCCATCAACTacctcgtctccctcctcaagaagGGCTGGCAGAACGTTGGTAGCCTTACCATCAAGGCTACCATGtctcctccccgccgcctctACTAAACTGGGAGGTCAAATGGTGTTGACCGGGTCTGGAGGGTTACGCTGTTCAGGCCCCTTTTTTGATTCGGGCGTAGATATGATGACATGAAATCACAGTAATGAAATCAGATTTAGCCTGCCTTTTTCTCACTGCCATTGTGATTGTGAAGTTCAGCCGTGTTTGGTGATTTGTAGGTACTGGCTTACTCCGCGTGGGGCGAATGATCTTCGGCCGACTGCAGTTTTTGATGCCGAGACTCCATTGTAAATCCGGGACTAACCTGTTTCCCCAAGCGGTGATGTATTGATAAGCAAGATGGAccgctccggctccggccgGCTCTGCCAACGGGATTGGGAAAAAGCTCAGCCAAAGAGCCCCGCCCCGCCCCTGCGCAACCTCATAGAGTCGGGTTGGAATTCCGTGATCGAGCCTCGATATCatatctcttttttttttctaatCTTCATGCTCTTGTTTCTTTCGCCAAGAACCAGGACGAGATTTCTCAAGCTCACACAATCTACCACTACCACGCTCACATTTCGCTACGCACACACAGAACGACgctccccatcaccagcatcacTATTAGCATCATCGATCAGCAAATACAAACCCGCCAAAATGGCCGCCACTACCGCCACGCCCGACCTGCCCATCCTGCCTCCCGAGGACAGCCACCTCACGGCCAAGTTTGGCAGGGAGACGGCCAACTACTTTTCCGGGTCACCGCTCAACAGGCTTTCCTTTCTTCGGACTGACCATGCTTTTCTCGCGCCGGCGTTCAAGCACCCGTCTGCTAGCTTTTTGCTGTTGGACAGTCTGGCTCcgctggtgaagaaggatgaCACGACTCAGCTGGCGTTTGTTTCGCTGGGGGAGATTAGGGACGGGTtagggggggaggatatttttgagaagacggaggaggagctggtgagggagttcAACAgtgaagatgaagagcggattgttgtttttcttggGATGGATGAGAGGGGTGTTTTGGGTGGTCATGGGGGACAACAGGGTGGGGAGAGGTTTAGGTATaaggattttgagggggtgCCGTATTTTGCGGTTGATGTATCcaggtgggaggggaaggagggattGAGTGAGAAActggaaaaggagagggGTGCGATGTTTTACGGGGGAGGGCCGAGGCATATGGGGCTTGTGGCTGGTCAGGCGGCTATGTATGGGTATGCGAGGGCGTTGGTTGATTGGAATGCGAGGACGCCGTTTTGTGCGCAGTGTGGGCAGAGGACGTTGAGTGTGAATGCGGGGACGAAGAGGGTTTGTCCGCCTACTGataggggggtggagaggaaggcttGTGCGACGAGGGGGACGGTGAGTAACCACTCTTTTCCCAGGACGGATCCGACGGTTATTATGGCGATTGTTAGTGCGGATGGGTCGAAGGTGCTTTTggggaggcagaggaggtggCCGAAGTATTGGTATTCTACACTGGCGGGGTTTCAGGAGCCGGGGGAGAGTATCGAGGAGGCGGTTaggagggaggtttgggaggagagtggggtccaggttgggagggtggtgctgcatAGTAGTCAGCCGTGGCCTTTTCCGGCGAGTTTGATGAttggggctgttgggcaGGCGCTtcctggggagggggagaagatttATCTGGGACATGATGCTGAGTTGGAGAGCGCGAAGTGGTTTCCTATGGATGAGGTTAAGGAGGCATTGGCGAAGGGGACACATAATATGGGGGATGAGGTGCCGAAGGAGTATGTTGAGGGGGCGTTGAGGTTGCCGCCGCAGACGGCGATTGCGAATAGGTTGATTAattcggtggtggaggggtggtgggttgcgTCGAAGATGTAGATAGAGGTCGTGTTTGGTCATGTTTTGGCATAGCGAGCACTGAATAGAGATCATTTTTGCTTGACTACGTGTATGGCCATCAAGGGTGATGTTCAGCAGTAGGACGTAGAGCCCACCTAAGACACCGGTAAAGTTGGCGCGCGGGCGCTTAGAATTCTCTCTATCGAGTCTCCCTATCCTCTCTTGAGCTTTCAAGCTTGATGGCCCGGAGATCTTGCACAAGCTGTCAGTAACCACAATGGCTTTGCAAAGAAATGTTGGAAGCCTCCATCACCAGTCAACGAAAACCATGCGAACGCGGTCTGGCTCCAAAAGGAAACAATGACAGAGGTAAATCCATTCTCCTCTAGCACTCAATATGACCAACATGGCGTAGAAAAGCCATCCATATCGGTTGATTTTATGGTGCGAATTTAAGTGtaaggagaaaaaagaaaatctcAAAAGTGAGCCGTCACATTCTGACCCAAGTACATAATTGAGGTGAGCGGTGAGCGGTGGCAGAATTGAGGGCAGTGGGGTTCTTTTCAGAGGTTCAATACTCAGCATACGCACTGACCACATCCACGATGAAGGCAGGAACGAAGTAGGTCTTACTCAGCGCTTTCCTCATCGTGAACAATTTACGTGGATGGGCCAAGATGAGATGTCATGCTCCTTAAAATCCGCCTGCATTTCTCCTCTTGCAATCTTATCTCTCATTTGACAACAGTGACTCTACATCCATCAATCTAGTCTATACCGCCTGCAGTTGGGCCTGCATTGCGGCTGTGCCACCCTGCTGCAGTGCGATTAGTAGGACGATATCCTTCTGCATGGTACTTCTTCGGCCAACGAAGGTTTAGCTGGAACCCCTGCCCACCATGCTCGAAGCAACAAGACAGGATACCTTACTGCATATGGGGATGGGCGAGCGGCCCAATAGGCAGACCAACTGCTTATCCCACCCTTCTGAGCTCTTATACCTAACACCTATGGAACCCCGCTCCCAGTCCTATGATTCTTCGTCCTTGGTATCTTTCCTTCAGTCTGCTGGTTCCTCATATCCTCCGTCAACATGGAGAAACCTGTGCCAGTCGTCAAGGTGGAGGGCATCCAAACCCAGAGCAAGATTGACCAAATGTGGCAGGAGGCGCTGGTCACTTTCAGAAGTCTGACAGGGAAGAACCTCCATGATGTAGCGCCAGCGTCGTCAGAAGAACTCAGGAAGATTATCGAAGCCCGTGCCAAAGAGCAAGACACCGAAGAGTTCAAGAACAGATCAAAGGCCCGGGAGAGAGGGTTGAGGATCTTGGCATGCATCAACAAGTTCGGCGAAGCTGCTGTGCAAGGCGTTTCCACGGTGGGTCATCGTTTCTCAAAGCATTCTTCTGGAGTGCTAACTGTTGGTTTCTAGGTGTTTGGCGGAGCCGATATATGCTTCAAGGGCCTTTCTCTGTTGCTGGAACTgcccaagaagatgaaggagttTCATGAGGTTGTCGACAAGATCTTCATCCGTATTGCCCCGATTCTCCAGGGCTTCAAAGTCTATGCGAGGGGAGAGCAGATCCAAGCCATGGATGAAGACTTGATCATCTCGATCCACAAGGTCATGATTGCCCTTGTCACGATATGCGCTACGGCTCTCAACATTGAGCATGCTCGAAAATGGGAGAGGTTCAAGAACTTTACCAAGCGTGCTTTGTGTGACGACACAGAActggacgaggagctggaaaaaTTTCAGATGCTTGTGGAAGGGCAGCAGCATGTGCAGGGGGCTGTAACGTTGGTGGAACTCCTCGACGTCAAGGCTACGGTTGTCGCGAATCTGAAAGTGACGAACGAAATCAACTCTGACATCAAAGGCATCAAAGACAGAGTGCAGAAAAAGGAGGCGGAAAGCTCCAAGCAGACCCTGCTCACCAAAATCAAGTATGCACTTGGTATTGACCCCAAGGACCCTGATACCTCGAAAGCTACGTTTGAAGACTATCTTAAGAAAAGGGCCCCGGGGACAGGAAGCTGGTTCAAGCCTATGACTGATTATCAGGGCTGGGTAGACACGAACGCTTCTGCTCAAGAGACCAGCTCCTTCTTGCTCCTGACAGGAGGTCAAGGGTTCGGCAAATCCTTCTCCGTGGCTTCCATTATCGATGACCTAAACCAGCGAACCTCAACTCCTGCCGCCATCACACAGACTCACCGTTCCCTGATCGGCTTTTACTTTTTCCCCGCCCGAAGCGGGAAAGCAGGAGACGAACAATACCCGGTCGAGATGGCACTCAAGTCTATCGCCATTCAGCTCGCTGAGCAAGACGAGGTCTACGCAAAAAGCATTGGTGAACTCGACCAGCTCAAGGATGCAAAACCCTCGAAGCTATGGGATGCTTTGAGACTGGGTTCGCCGATGCCGAGAACCACACATTTCATACTACTCGACGCTCTAgacaaccttctccccccagAACAGGACGAGTTGCTGAAGGTTTTCCAAGCTGTCCCAAGGACTGGCACGAATGGAAGCTCCATAAGGGTCCTCGCTACTGGAGCGAGCTCTATATTTGAAGTTTTCCAGGCGACGGAAAACCTGTCAGTGCGAGAAGTCAAAGCTGACCGTACAACAATGGAATCCGAATTTCGCCACTACATCCGACACAGACTTCAGGCTCCCATCATGTTGCCCGGCCCTGACTTGTcggagaagagagaaggcATTGAGAACAAGATCATGCATAGCGAATGCAGTTTCCAGACGATCCAGGCCACACTTGGTGCGGCTGAAAGTTACATTGCATCCAGTAAAAGTGACGAGGAGCTTAACAAACTCTTGGATGACTCAACCCGAGATACCAGTGTATTATTGGTTGATACTGTAGAGAAACTTCAAGCTGGATTGGATGTTGGGCAGATTGGCTGGGTCAATGAACTGTTGATGTGGGTGCTTTTTGGGGAACAGTCGCTAACTATCCCCCAACTGGAGGCCGCCTTTGTAAGACCCAACCGAGAGACTAGAGTTTCTCACTTGCTGACCCATCTCTTGTTTTAGTTCCTTCGTGGCAAGTCCCTCCCAATCCAAGGCCTCGAAAACTTCATCAACAGcaggctgaagaagctcaTCACCAGTGGGCCCCAGGGTATATCTCCAGTAGATGACAATCTTGACAAGGTCATCACCAAACCGAGGGAGCTTTCACAGGGTGGCCCTGACAACAAAACAATCAGCCTGGAGATAAAAATCAACAACGCCAGCATCTCTACCGTCCAACGCTTTCTGTGGGACCTTACCAAGTTCTCAACTTTGGATGGCTTCAGTTTTAAAGCTGATGATGCGGCCGCCCAGATCGCTCAATCGCGAGGCATCATCAGAGTCAACAAGACCGACGCTTCTCTTGCAATTGTTGAATCCTTCTTTAAGTTCCTTAAAGATGACCCAAGCGAGAAATCAGAGAGCATCAGGCAATATCTGATCGACTATCTGGCAGATCACCTTCGAACTCTCCGTACAGCTGAGGGTGACGACAAGC includes:
- a CDS encoding hypothetical protein (EggNog:ENOG503P2J6; COG:S), with amino-acid sequence MRITAEITASWPPSNHVDPETRGPSNIIVGLLLLSLAGVVLAIRIYTRVKISNGFGHDDVLICLAYVPAVAFVVLQAIGHFRLDTDRHTWDVRPELVMLSLQVGLAEQILFALATGFTKLSILALLYRVAACSRGRTKHVVFVLSGVVTLDTIVFVLVTIFQCSPISDIWTVALGPQRCINQGLHVIVASIINTILDFLIVFVPVKMVLGIQLPLPQRLTILLLFAGGLLVCIAGSVRTYLTWVMVTSPDGDITWRLYDTRFPGAVELFLGIICASAAATKPFFARYFPRLRILEKPSAADSDSKPNRPSHQANKSQQSGYLPTNDKNHFLPNLNKPLPSPPTNAGVTRHDVQPIHPGGI
- the RPL10A_2 gene encoding 60S ribosomal protein L10A (EggNog:ENOG503NUHC; COG:J; BUSCO:EOG09264LBC); amino-acid sequence: MSKISVAGVRQHVAELLEYSNETKKRNFLETVELQIGLKNYDPQRDKRFSGTVKLPTVPRPNMSICILGDQYDIDRAKHGGVDAMSADDLKKLNKNKKLIKKLARKYDAFVASDTLIKQIPRLLGPGLSKAGKFPTPVSHSDDLSARITEVKSTVKFQLKKVLCMGVAVGNVGMTQEQLIANIMLAINYLVSLLKKGWQNVGSLTIKATMSPPRRLY
- the NPY1 gene encoding NADH pyrophosphatase (COG:L; EggNog:ENOG503NY2X); this encodes MLLFLSPRTRTRFLKLTQSTTTTLTFRYAHTERRSPSPASLLASSISKYKPAKMAATTATPDLPILPPEDSHLTAKFGRETANYFSGSPLNRLSFLRTDHAFLAPAFKHPSASFLLLDSLAPLVKKDDTTQLAFVSLGEIRDGLGGEDIFEKTEEELVREFNSEDEERIVVFLGMDERGVLGGHGGQQGGERFRYKDFEGVPYFAVDVSRWEGKEGLSEKLEKERGAMFYGGGPRHMGLVAGQAAMYGYARALVDWNARTPFCAQCGQRTLSVNAGTKRVCPPTDRGVERKACATRGTVSNHSFPRTDPTVIMAIVSADGSKVLLGRQRRWPKYWYSTLAGFQEPGESIEEAVRREVWEESGVQVGRVVLHSSQPWPFPASLMIGAVGQALPGEGEKIYLGHDAELESAKWFPMDEVKEALAKGTHNMGDEVPKEYVEGALRLPPQTAIANRLINSVVEGWWVASKM